In the genome of Candidatus Brocadia sp., the window TTACCCAACTTCTTTCAATGGCAGTTAACAACAAGGTTCCAACAACCGAGATTGAAGTTATCAGCAAGAATCAACAAACCTTAGTTATGGAATTAGATATCACTGTGGTAAGAGAAGGTGGCAACGTTTTACATTTATTGGCACACTTCAGGGACATAACCAGAAGAAAGAACCTGGAATCAGAATTAAAAGAGGAAAAGAAAAAACTGGATAATATTGTGAGTGAAATAGGGGCTGACCTCTTAGTTATTAACAAGAACAATACGATATGCTGGGCAAACAAACGATTAATCGAAAATCATCCCTTAGGCAAAAAAATAATAAATCAAACCTGCTTTGACAGTTATTGCCACCTTCAATCTGTCCCCTCGGATTGCCCCTCTGCGAAGGTGTTTGATACGGGAAGAATAAATCAAATTGAACGTATAGTTCACAATCACCATAAAAAAAGATTCTACAATGTGATCAGTTCTCCTATTTTTGATAAAGACGGAAATGTTGTACAGGTACTGGAGTTAATTCAGGATATTACCGGGAAAAAGCAGGAAGAAGAAAGGCAGAAAAGGCTTCAGCAGCAGCTGGTGCATTCTGACAGATTAATTTCTATCGGGCGACTCGCAGCTGGTGTTGCGCATGAAATTAATACTCCCCTTGCGATTCTTTCCGGCATGATCCAGGGGTTTCTCGAACGAAACAATTCCTTTACCAAAGAGATTATAAAAGAATTTAAAACCATGCACAAGGTAACAAGGCGTATTGAAAAAACAGTCGATTCTTTGCTGGAACTGTCTCATTTTGAGGGGAATGAGCAACCGAAACTTATCAACATTAATGAACTGATCAAGGATACCATTTCCCTTATTGTCGAACAATTTACTGCAAAAGACAAGAATATCATTTTAAAACTATCTTCCCGTTTGCCAAAGATCAGAGGTTTTGCAGAGCAACTGCAACAAATATTTATGAATTTGCTGATTAATGCTGACAATGCTACTGTAAACGGCGACACCATCTCAATAACCACAACTCAAAAAGATAAAAAAACCATAAATATCAATTTCAAAGATACTGGTACGGGTATGCGTGAGGATGTGTTGTCGAAAATTTTTGATCCATTTTTCACAACAAAAGAGGTAGGGAAAGGAACCGGTCTTGGGTTGTCTATTACCTATGGGATTGTAAAAAGGCATCACGGTACAATCCATGTCAAAAGCAAAGTAGGTAGAGGTACTACCTTTGATATCAATTTACCCATAGACTTTGGAAAGGTGGCGGTTCATGGATAGAGGGATAAAAATATTAGTCGTAGATGATGACAAGGACTATAATTTGTATTTAACGAAATTTCTATCTGACGAAGGATACATTACCAGGGGCATTACAAAACCGATGGATACCCTATCTACGTTGGAGCAGGAAAAGTTTCATATCGTTATACTGGACCTGAAAATGCCGCAAATAAACGGTACTGAATTACTCAAAGAAATAAAATCGAAATACCAGAATATTTGTGTTATCATATTGACTGGATATCCCTCATTTAAGACAGCAGTCGAAACGATGAAGCTCGACGCCTTTGACTACCTGAAAAAGCCGTTTGATTTAAACGATTTGAGAAAGGCACTGAATAATGCACAAAAGACGTACTGCCTCGTCGGAAGCTCAAAGGACAGGCTCAAAAGCTCTGTAGGGAAAAAACTGAAGTCGCTAAGAAAAAGTAAAAAAATTACGCAAAAACAACTGGCAAATCGTACCGGTTTGTCGCCAAGTTTGTTATCCCAGATCGAAAATGGACAAATTGCAGCCTCCCTTACCACCCTGGACAAATTATCTGCCTCACTTAATGTCAAAATAGCATACTTCCTGGATGAGGAAGCTGATGAATCCACAGCGGAGATTAGCTAAAACTTAATAACTGCAGTAAACACCGAGAATAAGTATCGCTTTTTAAAAGAAAAGGGCTTACTCTTTTGTTATTCTCTGTGTACTTCGTGGTTTTCTGTTTGCAGAATTTACGTAGAATGGCAAGTTTTAAACGGTTATTTTTGTAGGAGTTTTTACGTTGATGGATAAACTGCTCAATATTGTCTCAAACCTTGGTTCTCCCAGGATTATGATTATTGGCGATTTGATGCTCGACAAATATGTATGGGGTGAGGTAAAACGTATCTCGCAAGAGGCACCAATACCAGTTATTAATGTTTCTTCTGAAGACGTGCGGCCGGGAGGCGCTGGAAGTGTCGTTAACAACTTGCAGACATTGGGCGCACAGGTGTTTGCATGTGGGATTATCGGCGACGATACTTATGGACATACCCTTTTGAATCTTTTTAAGGGTATGGAAGTTGACACTTCAGGAATCGTTATGGATAAAAGCCGTCCAACTATCTTGAAAATGCGCTTCATGGGTCATTTACAAACTGCCGGAAGAGGAGTACAGCAGTTGTTGCGGGTTGATTATGAAAAGACCCATGTTATATCTGCGGAAATAGAGTCACAACTTACCGGTTATTTAAATAAAAATATACCTGCGTGTGATATCATCCTGGTTTCTGATATGAATAAAGGCTTGCTTTCTCATTCATTTCTGAAAACAATCGTAGCCATTTGTAAAAAGCATAAAAAGACCGTGATCGTGGATCCCAAACTCATGAGTGACTATTCCTGTTATGAGGGTTTCACCGCTATGACTCCCAACAGAAACGAAACAGAAATTGCCACGGGAATAAAAATTAATGATAGTGACAGTCTGCATCGTGCCGGAAGCAAACTTGTTTCGGGTCTTTCACTGGAGTATTGTATCATTACCATAGATAAAGATGGCATGTTCCTCTATCACAAGAATGGCAGTGGAAAGATCATACCAACTGTTCCGCGGGCTGTATTTGACGTGACTGGCGCCGGCGATATGGTACTCAGTATGTTTGGTATGATTGTCGGAACCGGTCATAGTTTTGAAGATGCCGCACTCCTTGCCAATGTAGCCGCAGGAATAGAAGTTGAAAAAATTGGTGCAACACCGGTTAGTAAGGGAGAAATCCAGAGTGAACTCATGGGTGGAAAAAGCCACCTGTCAAGCAAAATTAAAGACATAGAAGTACTTACGGGTATATTAAATGAACATAGAAAGAAAAATAATAAGATTGTTTTCACAAACGGTTGTTTTGATATCTTACACATTGGGCATGTCGAATACCTTAAATTTGCCCGGAAACAGGGCGATTTGCTTGTAGTAGGATTAAATACCGATCGGTCCGTCAAGAGTCAAAAAGGTCCTAGCCGTCCCTTTGTTTCCGAAGCAGAGCGTGCTAAAATGCTTTCTGCATTGGAGGATGTGGCTTACGTGGTACTTTTTGACGAACTCACCCCATTAAATTTAATTAAGGCCGTAAAACCGGACGTGCTGGTAAAGGGAGAAGACTGGAGAAATGCCGGGGCAGTAGGAGGGGAATTTGTAGAATCCTACGGGGGAAAGGTCGTCTTTGCCCCCTTTGTTGAGGGTGTTTCAACAACCAACATTGTTTCAAGAATACTGAGCAGGCACAACCAGATCCAAAATCCAAAGGAAGCAATTGGCCAAACTCAATAAAAATCGAAGGGATTTGTTTATGGATGATGACATTGAAATACAATTGCAGGACAGCATCGATACGAAAAAAGCGTTATTATCAACCAACCTTGACGTAATTCGAGAAATAGCCGATGTTCTTGTCAAGGCATTTAAAAACAACAACCGCTTATATCTCATTGGCAATGGGGGAAGCGCAGCAGATGCCCAGCATATTGCCGGGGAATTGATCGGAAGGTTCAAAATGAACCGGCGCCCCCTTCCCGCGGTTGCCTTAACTACGGATACTTCTGTAATGACCGCGCTTGCAAATGACTTTGGTTACGATACCTGCTTTGCCCGGCAGGTCGAGGCCCTGGCAAACCCAGGAGACGTTGTCCTGGCTTTCAGTACCAGCGGGAATTCAAAAGGCATCTTGAGTGCCGTTCACATTGCAAGAAATCGTGGCGCTATTACCATTGGGTTTACCGGAAAGGAAGGCGGCCTCCTAAAAGATGCCGTAGATATCTGCTTAAAAATTCCCTCAGACAACACACCACGAATACAAGAATGCCATATCACCGTTGGGCACATCCTGTGCTCCATTATCGAAAAACAAATTTTTGGAACGGTAGTTACATGAAAAAGAGAAAGGCTGTTTTCCTCGACCGGGACGGTACCATTGTCGTCCACGAACCTTACCTCAGTTCTCCGGATCAACTGAAACTATTGCCGAATGCCGCCCAAGGAATTCGTCTCTTCAAGGAATATGGTTATCTGATTATTATTGTTACAAACCAATCCGGTATAGCCAGAGGATTTTTCGATGAAGGACGTTTAATGCTAATTCATAAAAAATTGATGGGTATGCTGGAAGAGAAAGGGGTTTCCATTGACGACCTGTATTATTGTCCACATCACATCGAAGGAATCATAGAATGTTACAAAGTAGATTGTGATTGCAGAAAACCCAAGCCCGGGATGCTTCTTGATGCAGCCCGAAAGTACCACATAGATTTGACACAATCCCTGATGATCGGTGATTCAGAGACGGATATGCTGGCTGGTAAAAATGCAGGTTGCAAATGCGTATTGATAAGGAACAACCATACAGATGAGATAAGCACTGTCCAAATGATAGGCACTGATTACATTGTGAAAGACTTATTGGAGGCTGCGAGCCATGTTATATCAAAAATGTCTAAATAAGATTTCATCTTTTCAGGTATATTAATTTGGTTTGGTTTTAAAAGGCAAAACCCAACGACCTTCTTGTTATTCCGAATAAATATGAGGAATTTTAACATTGTAAG includes:
- the gmhB gene encoding D-glycero-beta-D-manno-heptose 1,7-bisphosphate 7-phosphatase, with the translated sequence MKKRKAVFLDRDGTIVVHEPYLSSPDQLKLLPNAAQGIRLFKEYGYLIIIVTNQSGIARGFFDEGRLMLIHKKLMGMLEEKGVSIDDLYYCPHHIEGIIECYKVDCDCRKPKPGMLLDAARKYHIDLTQSLMIGDSETDMLAGKNAGCKCVLIRNNHTDEISTVQMIGTDYIVKDLLEAASHVISKMSK
- a CDS encoding SIS domain-containing protein, with the protein product MDDDIEIQLQDSIDTKKALLSTNLDVIREIADVLVKAFKNNNRLYLIGNGGSAADAQHIAGELIGRFKMNRRPLPAVALTTDTSVMTALANDFGYDTCFARQVEALANPGDVVLAFSTSGNSKGILSAVHIARNRGAITIGFTGKEGGLLKDAVDICLKIPSDNTPRIQECHITVGHILCSIIEKQIFGTVVT
- a CDS encoding PAS domain S-box protein gives rise to the protein MQKSHNILIIDDDKLMCVSFKSLLEENGYHVYTASNGDDAVQILNKHCVDLILFDLRLHDVRELSLVNKMKEVSADAIILVMIDQNKIKAVINTLCLDTVDYILKPFDPDYLKKTIEKALYKQQLETSLKRTVIEKEIISNANKIIATSLDIRENFSSVCSELKKIIPFDRACLITSNEQGQWFQVFALAKTYHFSEINEGESFPMSGSLLEEIVKTGEPVIVNNTEAGRFWTDRVLFKERIHSRLGFPLTYKGKVLGALTFGSEKANSFSEQCYYYLWQIAPQLAIAIENTKLFNRIKASEERYKTLFNHAADSMLMIDLNGKILTVNQREEEIIGYRMEELLGKYIYDFLPETSKKVVTQLLSMAVNNKVPTTEIEVISKNQQTLVMELDITVVREGGNVLHLLAHFRDITRRKNLESELKEEKKKLDNIVSEIGADLLVINKNNTICWANKRLIENHPLGKKIINQTCFDSYCHLQSVPSDCPSAKVFDTGRINQIERIVHNHHKKRFYNVISSPIFDKDGNVVQVLELIQDITGKKQEEERQKRLQQQLVHSDRLISIGRLAAGVAHEINTPLAILSGMIQGFLERNNSFTKEIIKEFKTMHKVTRRIEKTVDSLLELSHFEGNEQPKLININELIKDTISLIVEQFTAKDKNIILKLSSRLPKIRGFAEQLQQIFMNLLINADNATVNGDTISITTTQKDKKTININFKDTGTGMREDVLSKIFDPFFTTKEVGKGTGLGLSITYGIVKRHHGTIHVKSKVGRGTTFDINLPIDFGKVAVHG
- the rfaE2 gene encoding D-glycero-beta-D-manno-heptose 1-phosphate adenylyltransferase, whose protein sequence is MDKLLNIVSNLGSPRIMIIGDLMLDKYVWGEVKRISQEAPIPVINVSSEDVRPGGAGSVVNNLQTLGAQVFACGIIGDDTYGHTLLNLFKGMEVDTSGIVMDKSRPTILKMRFMGHLQTAGRGVQQLLRVDYEKTHVISAEIESQLTGYLNKNIPACDIILVSDMNKGLLSHSFLKTIVAICKKHKKTVIVDPKLMSDYSCYEGFTAMTPNRNETEIATGIKINDSDSLHRAGSKLVSGLSLEYCIITIDKDGMFLYHKNGSGKIIPTVPRAVFDVTGAGDMVLSMFGMIVGTGHSFEDAALLANVAAGIEVEKIGATPVSKGEIQSELMGGKSHLSSKIKDIEVLTGILNEHRKKNNKIVFTNGCFDILHIGHVEYLKFARKQGDLLVVGLNTDRSVKSQKGPSRPFVSEAERAKMLSALEDVAYVVLFDELTPLNLIKAVKPDVLVKGEDWRNAGAVGGEFVESYGGKVVFAPFVEGVSTTNIVSRILSRHNQIQNPKEAIGQTQ
- a CDS encoding response regulator, with protein sequence MDRGIKILVVDDDKDYNLYLTKFLSDEGYITRGITKPMDTLSTLEQEKFHIVILDLKMPQINGTELLKEIKSKYQNICVIILTGYPSFKTAVETMKLDAFDYLKKPFDLNDLRKALNNAQKTYCLVGSSKDRLKSSVGKKLKSLRKSKKITQKQLANRTGLSPSLLSQIENGQIAASLTTLDKLSASLNVKIAYFLDEEADESTAEIS